One segment of Cetobacterium sp. NK01 DNA contains the following:
- a CDS encoding carboxypeptidase M32 encodes MEDKIKRFKNKIKEKKMLDSMLALLQWDLETQAPKGGYKLISEMIGELSLKSYNLTTSQEFYEILEELKKSINVLDDITRRELELLEEEIEKIKVIPSDEYKMYSELTAKAQGIWEIARENNDFASFAPILEQIFNFNRKFIEYRGEKQDVYSVILNDYEKGMNIEKLDFFFDELKKEIVPLLKEITKNKRDFQEKIKFQVSEVDQKNFSNEILKYIGFNLERGILSESAHPFTLTVNKDDVRLTTRYIKELPFSSVFSTIHEGGHGIYEQNIAEDLKETILSDGASMGVHESQSRFYENVIGRSKEFWYGLLEKSKFKYKELENLSLDEIYKGINEVSPSLIRVEADELTYSLHIMVRYEIEKGILSGEYLVKDLPNIWNKKMYEYLGVIPKSDSEGVLQDVHWSCGLIGYFPSYALGNVYSLQILNAMKKEINIEGVLERGELKKIKTWLEEKIHKYGKLKTPKEIMIEVTGEELNPVYYIDYLKEKYREIYN; translated from the coding sequence ATGGAAGATAAAATAAAAAGATTTAAAAATAAGATTAAAGAGAAAAAAATGTTAGATTCTATGTTAGCTTTACTTCAATGGGATTTGGAAACTCAAGCACCAAAAGGTGGTTATAAATTAATCTCTGAAATGATAGGAGAATTAAGCTTAAAAAGCTATAATTTAACAACATCTCAAGAGTTTTATGAAATATTAGAAGAATTAAAAAAGAGTATAAATGTATTAGACGATATAACTAGAAGAGAACTTGAACTTTTAGAAGAAGAGATAGAAAAGATAAAGGTTATTCCAAGTGATGAATATAAAATGTATTCTGAATTAACTGCAAAAGCTCAGGGGATTTGGGAAATTGCAAGAGAGAATAATGATTTTGCAAGTTTTGCACCTATATTGGAACAAATTTTTAATTTTAATAGAAAGTTTATAGAATATAGAGGTGAAAAGCAAGATGTTTATTCAGTGATTTTAAATGATTATGAAAAAGGCATGAATATTGAAAAATTGGATTTTTTCTTTGATGAATTAAAAAAAGAGATTGTTCCTCTTTTAAAAGAGATAACAAAAAATAAAAGAGATTTTCAAGAAAAAATAAAATTTCAAGTTTCAGAAGTTGATCAAAAAAATTTTTCAAATGAGATTTTAAAATATATTGGATTTAATTTAGAAAGAGGAATATTATCTGAAAGTGCACATCCTTTTACTTTAACAGTCAATAAAGATGATGTTAGATTAACAACAAGATATATAAAGGAACTTCCTTTTTCTAGTGTTTTTAGTACAATACATGAAGGTGGTCATGGAATATATGAGCAAAATATAGCCGAAGATTTAAAAGAAACGATTTTATCTGATGGAGCTTCAATGGGAGTTCATGAATCACAATCGAGATTTTATGAAAATGTTATAGGGAGAAGTAAGGAGTTTTGGTATGGGCTTTTGGAAAAAAGCAAATTTAAATATAAAGAATTAGAAAATCTATCATTAGATGAAATATATAAAGGAATAAATGAGGTTTCACCCTCTTTGATAAGAGTGGAAGCTGATGAATTAACGTATTCATTACACATAATGGTTCGGTATGAGATAGAAAAAGGTATTTTATCAGGAGAGTATTTGGTAAAAGATTTACCAAATATATGGAATAAGAAAATGTATGAGTATTTAGGTGTAATTCCTAAAAGTGATTCTGAAGGGGTGCTACAAGATGTTCATTGGTCGTGTGGACTTATAGGTTATTTTCCTTCTTATGCTTTAGGAAATGTTTATTCTCTTCAAATTTTAAATGCGATGAAAAAAGAGATTAATATAGAAGGAGTTTTAGAGAGAGGAGAATTGAAAAAAATAAAAACTTGGTTAGAAGAAAAAATACATAAATATGGAAAATTAAAAACACCGAAAGAAATAATGATTGAAGTGACTGGAGAAGAGTTGAATCCAGTTTATTATATAGATTATTTAAAAGAAAAATACAGAGAAATTTATAATTAG
- the trpS gene encoding tryptophan--tRNA ligase has product MKRSISGIQPSGILHLGNYFGAMKQFIENQDKYEGFYFIADYHSLTSLTDPKSLRENSYNIVLDYLALGLDPEKSTIFLQSDVPEHTELMWLLSNITPVGLLERGHSYKDKTAKGFTPNTGLLTYPVLMAADILMYNADIVPVGKDQKQHLEMTRDIALKFNQQYEVELFKLPEPQILEDLAVIPGTDGQKMSKSYGNTINMFASKKDLKKQIMSIVTDSTPLEEPKDPNNNIVKLYELFATKEQVEEMKSKFIAGNYGYGHAKTELLNIILEYFKEAREKREELANNMAYVEEVLANGAAKAREIAKKQITAAKEAVGLIGNAYK; this is encoded by the coding sequence ATGAAAAGAAGTATATCAGGTATTCAACCTAGTGGAATATTACACTTAGGTAATTATTTTGGAGCCATGAAACAATTCATTGAAAACCAAGATAAATATGAAGGGTTTTATTTCATTGCTGATTATCACTCACTAACTTCTCTTACTGACCCAAAATCTTTAAGAGAAAATTCTTATAATATAGTTTTAGACTACTTAGCTTTAGGACTTGACCCTGAAAAATCAACAATTTTTTTACAATCAGATGTTCCTGAGCACACTGAACTTATGTGGTTACTATCTAACATAACACCTGTTGGACTTTTAGAGAGAGGTCACTCTTACAAAGATAAAACTGCTAAAGGTTTTACACCTAACACAGGTCTTTTAACTTACCCTGTTCTTATGGCAGCAGATATCCTTATGTATAACGCTGATATTGTTCCAGTGGGAAAAGACCAAAAACAACATCTAGAAATGACTAGAGATATCGCTTTAAAGTTTAACCAACAATATGAAGTTGAACTTTTTAAACTTCCAGAACCTCAAATTTTAGAAGACTTAGCTGTTATTCCTGGAACTGACGGACAAAAAATGAGTAAATCATATGGTAACACAATTAATATGTTCGCTTCAAAAAAAGATTTAAAAAAACAAATCATGAGTATTGTTACAGATTCAACTCCTTTAGAAGAACCTAAAGATCCAAATAATAATATTGTTAAACTTTACGAACTTTTTGCTACAAAAGAGCAAGTTGAAGAAATGAAAAGTAAATTTATCGCTGGAAATTATGGATACGGTCATGCTAAAACTGAGCTGTTAAACATAATTTTAGAATATTTTAAAGAAGCAAGAGAAAAAAGAGAAGAGTTAGCAAATAATATGGCTTATGTTGAAGAAGTTTTAGCTAATGGAGCAGCTAAAGCTAGAGAAATTGCTAAAAAACAAATTACTGCAGCTAAAGAAGCCGTTGGATTAATTGGAAACGCATATAAATAA
- a CDS encoding ATP-binding protein yields MYKNCERSWVQIRRKEIIALFFIVIIEIVFVITNISFLSHLYKDGARNSLKENVFIISNLIKEYDKEEYQQIFKNSDMRFNIISLDGKVIYDSRKYNEEEKLENHGRRKEVLEVMDTGTGFDIRKSSISEETMAYYAVKRVNKEGERVVVRVSKNYGDTLRMLKIILLAELLFFTFLNFTIHGFYKKYLKRDLYRKIEVIEDFLKEKGNGENLYFEKDPWILNLWDIVQKWQKQNLENIINLNREKRILHQIISSIDSSICLFDEKLELIIKNSRFNYLYEKDKLSYLNLIKDIEIIDVVKRALKEKQNQKSEVYILRLKRYFSVNVKYLDQDDRYLLSVKDITQTKGMLEVQKTFISNVSHELKTPLTNIKGYVIALEDAPDPLRGQFIKTIKNNIDKLENIIIDFLNISKIESSNIVNVEKVPVSRLKTELHAVLNERIKNSGANITYSLNLLNKENELKIDFEKVLTILKNLVENAIIYKGNLTPEIEISIIETKNRYKIGVKDNGVGIAPEDVEKVFERFYRVDKARTSNKAGTGLGLSIVKELVERCGGKVDVISKEGKGTIFIFTILK; encoded by the coding sequence GTGTATAAAAACTGTGAAAGGAGTTGGGTACAGATTAGAAGAAAAGAGATAATCGCTTTATTTTTTATAGTTATAATTGAAATTGTTTTTGTGATAACTAATATATCGTTTTTATCTCATCTTTATAAAGATGGTGCACGAAATAGTTTGAAAGAAAATGTTTTTATTATATCTAATTTAATTAAAGAGTATGATAAAGAGGAATACCAACAAATATTTAAAAATTCAGATATGAGATTTAATATAATTAGTTTAGATGGAAAAGTTATATATGATTCTAGGAAATATAATGAAGAAGAAAAGCTTGAAAATCATGGTAGAAGAAAAGAAGTTCTTGAAGTAATGGATACAGGAACAGGATTTGATATTAGAAAAAGCAGTATATCAGAGGAGACAATGGCATATTATGCCGTAAAAAGAGTGAATAAAGAGGGAGAAAGAGTAGTTGTTAGAGTTTCTAAAAACTATGGAGATACCTTAAGAATGTTAAAAATAATTTTATTGGCAGAACTTTTATTTTTTACTTTTTTAAATTTTACAATTCATGGATTTTATAAAAAATATTTAAAAAGAGATTTATATAGAAAAATTGAAGTTATTGAAGATTTTTTAAAAGAAAAAGGAAATGGGGAAAATCTGTATTTTGAAAAAGATCCTTGGATTCTAAATTTGTGGGATATAGTACAAAAATGGCAGAAACAAAATTTAGAAAATATAATTAATTTAAATAGGGAAAAAAGAATACTACATCAGATTATAAGTTCAATAGATTCATCAATTTGTCTTTTTGATGAAAAGTTAGAGCTTATAATAAAGAACAGTAGATTTAATTACTTGTATGAAAAGGATAAGTTGAGTTATTTAAATTTAATAAAAGATATAGAAATTATTGATGTGGTAAAGAGAGCTTTGAAAGAGAAGCAAAATCAAAAATCTGAGGTGTATATATTAAGGCTTAAAAGATATTTTAGTGTAAATGTAAAGTATCTAGATCAAGATGATAGATATCTTTTATCAGTTAAAGATATTACTCAAACAAAAGGGATGCTAGAAGTTCAAAAGACTTTTATAAGTAATGTTAGTCATGAGTTAAAGACACCGTTAACAAATATAAAAGGTTATGTGATTGCTTTAGAAGATGCTCCAGATCCATTAAGAGGACAATTTATAAAGACTATAAAGAATAATATTGATAAATTAGAAAATATAATTATAGATTTTTTAAATATAAGTAAAATAGAAAGTTCTAATATAGTAAATGTTGAAAAGGTTCCTGTAAGTAGATTAAAAACTGAATTACATGCTGTTTTAAATGAAAGAATAAAAAATAGTGGAGCAAACATAACTTATAGTTTGAATCTTTTAAATAAAGAAAATGAATTAAAAATTGATTTTGAAAAAGTTTTAACAATTTTAAAAAATTTAGTTGAAAATGCGATTATTTATAAAGGTAATCTAACACCAGAAATAGAAATATCTATAATCGAAACAAAAAATAGATATAAAATAGGAGTAAAAGATAATGGGGTAGGAATTGCACCTGAAGATGTAGAAAAGGTATTTGAAAGATTTTATAGAGTAGATAAAGCTAGGACAAGCAATAAAGCTGGTACTGGATTAGGTCTATCTATTGTAAAGGAACTTGTAGAAAGGTGTGGTGGTAAAGTAGATGTTATATCTAAAGAAGGTAAGGGGACTATTTTTATATTTACAATTTTGAAATAA
- a CDS encoding response regulator transcription factor has protein sequence MKVLVVEDDLEIQALINYYFTKEGYKVTVASDGLEGLKYLKKDKHELIILDLMLPNLDGVNFTKIVKEMEDEYGTPYIIMLTAKTEVEDVLKGLEIGADDYMKKPFDPRELLLRGKKLLNQQEKNKKIRNRFLDLEIDEDKHLVTNNGEEVELSKKEYDLLLLLVKNKGIVVSREKILDKVWGSNYYSGDRTVDVYISKLREKIPFLTECIKTVKGVGYRLEEKR, from the coding sequence ATGAAGGTATTAGTAGTTGAGGATGATTTAGAAATACAAGCATTGATAAATTACTATTTTACAAAAGAGGGGTATAAAGTAACTGTAGCATCAGATGGATTAGAAGGGTTAAAGTATTTAAAAAAAGACAAACATGAATTGATTATTTTAGATTTGATGTTACCTAATTTAGATGGTGTAAACTTTACAAAAATAGTCAAAGAGATGGAAGATGAGTATGGCACACCTTACATAATAATGTTAACAGCTAAAACAGAAGTTGAAGATGTATTAAAAGGCTTAGAAATTGGGGCGGATGATTATATGAAAAAACCCTTTGATCCAAGAGAATTACTTTTAAGAGGGAAAAAACTATTGAATCAGCAAGAAAAAAATAAAAAAATAAGAAATAGATTTTTAGATCTAGAAATAGATGAAGATAAACATTTAGTAACAAACAATGGAGAAGAAGTTGAATTATCTAAAAAGGAGTATGACTTATTATTACTTTTAGTTAAAAATAAGGGTATAGTTGTTAGTAGAGAAAAAATTTTAGATAAAGTTTGGGGAAGTAATTATTATTCTGGAGATAGGACTGTAGATGTTTATATATCCAAGTTAAGAGAAAAAATTCCATTTTTAACTGAGTGTATAAAAACTGTGAAAGGAGTTGGGTACAGATTAGAAGAAAAGAGATAA
- a CDS encoding ROK family protein yields the protein MRYFIGVDIGGTNSKIGILNESGDILKSTSIKTESIEGVDYTLNKIWETSLELAEELDITRDLIKGIGMGIPGPVIDQKKVGFFANFPWEKNINISEKMEEISGVKTRLDNDVNVIALGETLYGAGKGYSKSVTIALGTGVGGGIFIDGKLISGATGAGGEIGHMKLEKDGKLCGCGQKGCFETYASATGVIREALSRLQINKNNGLYKSINGDLNKLEAKHIFDEAKKGDKFSIDIVDYVSEYLAMGIGNVLNIINPEIIILAGGVALAGDILLDKVKEKLPNYALGITIENLQIKLGELGNDAGIKGASALTI from the coding sequence ATGAGATATTTTATAGGGGTAGATATAGGGGGGACAAATAGTAAAATCGGAATATTAAATGAAAGTGGAGATATTTTAAAGAGTACGAGTATAAAAACTGAATCAATAGAGGGAGTAGATTATACTTTAAATAAAATTTGGGAAACATCTTTAGAATTAGCGGAAGAATTAGATATAACTAGAGATTTAATAAAGGGGATAGGGATGGGAATACCTGGTCCTGTTATTGATCAAAAAAAAGTTGGTTTTTTTGCTAATTTTCCTTGGGAAAAAAATATAAATATAAGTGAAAAAATGGAAGAAATATCAGGTGTGAAAACTAGATTAGATAATGATGTAAATGTAATTGCTCTTGGTGAAACTTTATATGGGGCAGGAAAAGGATATTCTAAAAGTGTGACTATAGCTCTTGGAACTGGAGTAGGTGGAGGAATATTTATTGATGGTAAGTTAATCTCTGGAGCTACTGGAGCAGGTGGAGAAATAGGGCATATGAAACTTGAAAAAGATGGAAAACTTTGTGGTTGTGGTCAAAAAGGGTGTTTTGAAACGTATGCTTCGGCGACAGGAGTAATAAGAGAGGCACTGTCTAGATTGCAAATAAATAAGAATAATGGATTGTATAAATCAATTAATGGAGATTTAAATAAACTTGAAGCAAAACATATTTTTGATGAGGCGAAAAAAGGAGATAAGTTTTCAATAGATATAGTAGATTATGTTTCAGAGTATCTAGCTATGGGAATTGGAAATGTTCTAAATATAATAAATCCAGAAATTATAATACTAGCAGGCGGAGTAGCTCTAGCAGGTGATATTTTGTTAGATAAGGTAAAAGAAAAGTTACCAAATTATGCACTAGGAATAACAATTGAAAATTTACAAATTAAATTAGGTGAATTAGGTAATGATGCTGGAATAAAAGGAGCTTCTGCATTAACAATATAA